One window of the Megalops cyprinoides isolate fMegCyp1 chromosome 2, fMegCyp1.pri, whole genome shotgun sequence genome contains the following:
- the inhbaa gene encoding inhibin subunit beta Aa isoform X1: MSPLPLLSGMLLLFSGISAGGCTPAPVGSELAAQGNSQAQPLPSATDCPSCALARLQKDAPPGPDGQTDMVEAVKRHILNMLHLQERPNITHPVPRAALLNAIKKLHVGRVGEDGSVEIEDEGQSRAEMSELAEQTSEIITFAEAGESPDAVNFQISQEGSELSLVEQANVWLFLKLAKTNRSRAKVTIRLLQRRQGPDGQAQEVTVSEKAVDTRRSGWHTLPVSGSVQELLGRGGSLLSLRVSCAQCTDAGATPVLVQVPEREREQSHRPFLMVVVRQASEHPHQRRKRGLECDGKIRICCKKQFHVNFKDIGWSDWIIAPPGYHANYCEGDCPSHVASITGSSLSFHSTVINHYRMRGYSPFTNIKSCCVPTRLRAMSMLYYNEEHKIVKKDIQNMVVEECGCS; encoded by the exons atgtctcctctgcctctgctgagTGGAATGTTGTTGCTGTTCTCTGGGATTTCGGCCGGGGGCTGCACCCCAGCCCCTGTGGGCTCAGAGCTGGCGGCCCAGGGGAACAGCCAGGCGCAGCCGCTCCCCTCGGCAACGGACTGTCCGTCCTGCGCGCTGGCCCGGCTGCAGAAGGACGCGCCGCCGGGGCCGGACGGCCAAACCGACATGGTGGAGGCGGTGAAGCGGCACATCCTCAACATGCTCCACCTACAGGAGCGGCCCAACATCACCCACCCCGTGCCCCGCGCCGCCCTCCTCAACGCCATCAAGAAGCTACACGTGGGCCGCGTGGGCGAGGACGGAAGCGTGGAGATTGAGGACGAGGGCCAGAGCCGGGCGGAGATGAGCGAGCTCGCCGAGCAGACCTCTGAGATCATCACCTTCGCCGAGGCAG GTGAATCTCCAGATGCTGTAAATTTCCAGATCTCCCAGGAAGGCAGTGAGCTGTCCCTGGTGGAGCAGGCCAATGTGTGGCTGTTCCTCAAGCTGGCCAAGACCAACCGCAGCCGGGCCAAAGTGACCATTCGGCTGCTGCAGCGGCGGCAGGGCCCGGACGGGCAGGCGCAGGAGGTGACGGTGTCGGAGAAGGCGGTGGACACGCGGCGCAGCGGCTGGCACACGCTGCCCGTGTCCGGGAGCGTGCAGGAGCTGCTGGGCCGGGGTGGCAGCCTGTTGAGCCTGCGGGTGTCCTGTGCCCAGTGCACCGACGCCGGGGCCACGCCCGTGCTGGTGCAGGTGCCCgagcgggagagggagcagTCGCACCGGCCCTTCCTCATGGTGGTGGTGCGGCAGGCCTCTGAGCACCCGCACCAGCGGCGCAAGCGGGGCCTGGAGTGTGACGGTAAGATCCGCATCTGCTGCAAGAAGCAGTTCCACGTCAATTTCAAGGACATCGGCTGGAGTGACTGGATCATTGCGCCGCCCGGGTACCACGCCAACTACTGCGAGGGCGACTGCCCCAGTCACGTGGCCAGCATCACCGGCTCCTCCCTCTCATTCCACTCCACCGTCATCAACCACTACCGCATGCGGGGCTACAGCCCCTTCACAAACATCAAGTCCTGCTGCGTGCCCACGCGGCTGAGGGCCATGTCCATGCTCTACTACAACGAGGAGCACAAGATAGTGAAAAAGGACATCCAGaacatggtggtggaggagTGTGGCTGCTCATAA
- the inhbaa gene encoding inhibin subunit beta Aa isoform X2: MSPLPLLSGMLLLFSGISAGGCTPAPVGSELAAQGNSQAQPLPSATDCPSCALARLQKDAPPGPDGQTDMVEAVKRHILNMLHLQERPNITHPVPRAALLNAIKKLHVGRVGEDGSVEIEDEGQSRAEMSELAEQTSEIITFAEADNYPPSESPDAVNFQISQEGSELSLVEQANVWLFLKLAKTNRSRAKVTIRLLQRRQGPDGQAQEVTVSEKAVDTRRSGWHTLPVSGSVQELLGRGGSLLSLRVSCAQCTDAGATPVLVQVPEREREQSHRPFLMVVVRQASEHPHQRRKRGLECDGKIRICCKKQFHVNFKDIGWSDWIIAPPGYHANYCEGDCPSHVASITGSSLSFHSTVINHYRMRGYSPFTNIKSCCVPTRLRAMSMLYYNEEHKIVKKDIQNMVVEECGCS; encoded by the exons atgtctcctctgcctctgctgagTGGAATGTTGTTGCTGTTCTCTGGGATTTCGGCCGGGGGCTGCACCCCAGCCCCTGTGGGCTCAGAGCTGGCGGCCCAGGGGAACAGCCAGGCGCAGCCGCTCCCCTCGGCAACGGACTGTCCGTCCTGCGCGCTGGCCCGGCTGCAGAAGGACGCGCCGCCGGGGCCGGACGGCCAAACCGACATGGTGGAGGCGGTGAAGCGGCACATCCTCAACATGCTCCACCTACAGGAGCGGCCCAACATCACCCACCCCGTGCCCCGCGCCGCCCTCCTCAACGCCATCAAGAAGCTACACGTGGGCCGCGTGGGCGAGGACGGAAGCGTGGAGATTGAGGACGAGGGCCAGAGCCGGGCGGAGATGAGCGAGCTCGCCGAGCAGACCTCTGAGATCATCACCTTCGCCGAGGCAG ACAATTATCCTCCAA GTGAATCTCCAGATGCTGTAAATTTCCAGATCTCCCAGGAAGGCAGTGAGCTGTCCCTGGTGGAGCAGGCCAATGTGTGGCTGTTCCTCAAGCTGGCCAAGACCAACCGCAGCCGGGCCAAAGTGACCATTCGGCTGCTGCAGCGGCGGCAGGGCCCGGACGGGCAGGCGCAGGAGGTGACGGTGTCGGAGAAGGCGGTGGACACGCGGCGCAGCGGCTGGCACACGCTGCCCGTGTCCGGGAGCGTGCAGGAGCTGCTGGGCCGGGGTGGCAGCCTGTTGAGCCTGCGGGTGTCCTGTGCCCAGTGCACCGACGCCGGGGCCACGCCCGTGCTGGTGCAGGTGCCCgagcgggagagggagcagTCGCACCGGCCCTTCCTCATGGTGGTGGTGCGGCAGGCCTCTGAGCACCCGCACCAGCGGCGCAAGCGGGGCCTGGAGTGTGACGGTAAGATCCGCATCTGCTGCAAGAAGCAGTTCCACGTCAATTTCAAGGACATCGGCTGGAGTGACTGGATCATTGCGCCGCCCGGGTACCACGCCAACTACTGCGAGGGCGACTGCCCCAGTCACGTGGCCAGCATCACCGGCTCCTCCCTCTCATTCCACTCCACCGTCATCAACCACTACCGCATGCGGGGCTACAGCCCCTTCACAAACATCAAGTCCTGCTGCGTGCCCACGCGGCTGAGGGCCATGTCCATGCTCTACTACAACGAGGAGCACAAGATAGTGAAAAAGGACATCCAGaacatggtggtggaggagTGTGGCTGCTCATAA